The genomic stretch ACCGATCCGTGGATACCGGCACGGCCCCAAGGCAGGGCGACAGCGCAGAAGTTGACCTTGCGACAGCTGCTGTGTGAAGACGAACGCTGGGAGTTGCGTCTGCCACGTGATGACATGGAGATGGCAACACTGCAATTGCTGATCTGCCTGACCCAGGCGTTGGCAACGCCGGCAGATTTGCCGGAGCTGAAACGACGAATTATGAAGCCTTTGGGACAGCAGGAGTTCAATGCCGCCTACACTCCTTTCGCGGACTGGTTCCGGCTCGATCATCCGCAGTATCCGTTCATGCAGGTGCGGGGAGTGAAGGCGAAGGAGCCGACGCCGATGGATAAACTGCTGGCCGGGTTGACGGGGGCGACCAACAGCTGTTTCGTCAACCAATCGGGATTGGGCGAGGGGCTTTGCCCGGCTTGCGCTGCTATCGCTTTGTTTAACCAGGCGATGAATGTCCCTGGATTCGGTGGGGGATTCAAAGCCAGTTTGCGCGGCAGTGCTCCGGTCACCACACTGGTACAAGGCGAACACCTGCGGCAAACCATCTGGTTGAATGTGCTGAGCACGGAGTCGGTCGAAGCTCTGCTTCCCTGGCATCGGCAAACGGAAGACCAGAAACCGACCTGGATAGCTCCAATCAAATCCGAAACCTTTTCATCCCGAAGTATCGGGTTTCTGCGGGGTCTGTTCTGGCAGCCGGCGCACATTGAGTTGCTGCCCGCTGAGTCGGTCGGAGATTGCAGTTGCTGCGGTCAGGGGGACACGGAAGTGTATCGCGGATTCAATAAGGCGAAATTCAATTACACCGTGACCGGCATTTGGCCGCATCCTCATGGGGCGAGAACCTCTACTGTGAAAAAGGGGGAACAGGAAGAGAAGTTCGTTTCTTTCACCACCGAAGCTCCCTCCTGGACTCAGTTGGGTCGTTTCGTGGCACGCCGTGCCTTTGTTGACGCCAAAACTCCCGGTCAGGAACCGGCGGCGGTGATCCGTCAGGCGCAAAAACTTGGTGTGCGGTTGACTCTCTGCATCGGTGGATATCGCAACAACCAAGCCTCGATTCTGGAGCGACGGCATGAGTTGCTACCCCTTGGCGAGGGGTGGAATTCGAAACCCCAGATTGTTCAGGATGTTGTGGATACTGCCATCGGCTATCGCGATGCGCTGAACAAGTCACTGTATTCCTTTTTCAAGGGAGGAGGGAGCAAGGGCGCCGGGCTGCCGATCCATGAATTCGGCAAGGCCCAATTCTACCGCCGAACGGAAGAAGCCATCCTCGACAGCTTGGCTCGTCTCGATTTCAGTAATCCACGTCCGGTTCTACTCGCGCTTCAGAAAAAACTGGATACAGAGGTCAGGGGACTGTTTGAGGAAGCGGTCCGTCCCTATCTGAACGACCCCAACCTGATTCATACCATGGCGGTTTCCCGCCGGACTTTATACAAAAATCTCAACGTACTGAAACCTCAACAGGAGGGAGGAGTCGATGGCAAAAGAAACTGATTTTATGGATCTGTATCAGGCCTGGCAGCGATTGCCGAACGGGCCAAAAGCCGAGCTTAAGCGATGCGGCGACTTGGGTGATCTGCTTGAAACCTCGGCGTTTTATCGTCTGCTCGCCGGGCGGGGTGAAGCGGAATGGCAGAAGAAAGCTTATCAGCGCATGATCTTCTGCCTCCCCTGCATCAACCACACGGAACAGAAAATCCCTCTGGGCGCTGCGCTGGCGAGAAGTCGCAAGGGGAGCCGGTCGGCGGTTTCAGAAAGCCGTATGATTCAAGTTGTGCGCAGCGAAGCGCCGAACGACATGGTTCAGTTGCGGCGGATTCTCAAGCACGCCGAACCGACAGTCAACTGGCCGCTGATGGCAAAACAGCTTTGGTACTGGGATCTCAACGAACGCAGTAAACGGAGTTTGCTCGAAGATTTCTTTCTCAATCACACCGACACATCAAAGGAGGGTTAAACCGTGCAGAATTTCATCAACTATCACGTTCTCATTTCGCACAGTCCGTCTTGCCTCAACCGCGACGACATGAATATGCAGAAGTCAGCCATCTTCGGTGGTGTGCGCCGAGTACGGATTTCAAGCCAGAGTCTGAAACGGGCGATGCGTAAAAGCGACTATTATGCTCAGCACCTTGGTGAAGCGAGTATCCGCACAAAGCATTTGAGTGGACTGCGGGATCGGTTGCACGAAAGGCTGGCGGGGCGTTTTTCTCCCGAAGTTATCGATAAAACTATCAAGCTGCTCATCGACAAGGACGTTTCCGTCGATGGAATCGTCGAAGGCGATGCCGTGGCCCCTTGGGCGGTGGAAGAGTTTGCCTGGTTCTGCGAGCGGGTTATGAATGCGCAGGCGGAAGGGCTGGAAGACAAGGCTCTGACCAAGCAGTTGAAAGAATCTATCGCCGCGATGCGACAGACGCTGGTTGGCGGGCTTGATATCGCATTATCCGGGCGGATGGCCACCTCGGGGTTGCTCAGTGAACTTGGCAAGGTCGATGGTGCGCTGGCCGTGGCGCATGCCTTGACCACCCACACGGTTGATGCCGATATCGACTGGTTCACCGCTGTGGATGATCTGCAGGAACTGGGATCTGGGCACCTCGACACCCAGGAATTCTCTAGTGGGGTGTTCTATCGCTACGCCAGTCTGAACATCGGCCAGTTGCAGGAAAACCTCGGTGGCGCACCACGCGAACAGGCGCTGGAGATTGCCACGCACGTATTGCAGATGTTGGCGACGGTAGTTCCGTCTGCTAAGCAGCAGAGTTTTGCCGCGCACAACCTTGCTGACTTGGCGTTGGTTTCCTTCGCCGATATCCCGGTATCGCTGGCCAATGCCTTCGAAAAACCGGTGCAGCAGAAAAACGGCAGTGGATTCCGTGAACCTTCGATTGCTGCGCTGCACGACTATTGGCAGAAGGTGCATATCGGCTACGGGCTGGAAGAACGCTGCGGGCAGTTTGTTTTGAACAAAGTGGAAACGCCTGCCGGGATCGCTGCGAAAGAGAGCCTTGAGGACCTCAAAAGTTGGGTGCGCAACAACGGAGAGGGGTGAGCCATGGGCGACTACCTGATTCTGAAACTGCAGGGGCCGATGCAGGCCTGGGGGGAGCACAGCTTTGAAGGGACGCGCCCTTCGGGCAACTTCCCGACCCGTAGTGCCCTGCTCGGACTTCTTGGTGCCTGTCTCGGCATTCGCCGGAATGAATACGAACGTTTGCAGCAATTGGCGGACAGCGTTCAATTTGCCGTGCGTAAAGATGCTCGCCAGACGCAAACCGAGTGGGGGGAGCCGAAAAAGCTGCCGAT from Geothermobacter hydrogeniphilus encodes the following:
- the casA gene encoding type I-E CRISPR-associated protein Cse1/CasA, which translates into the protein MNLLTDPWIPARPQGRATAQKLTLRQLLCEDERWELRLPRDDMEMATLQLLICLTQALATPADLPELKRRIMKPLGQQEFNAAYTPFADWFRLDHPQYPFMQVRGVKAKEPTPMDKLLAGLTGATNSCFVNQSGLGEGLCPACAAIALFNQAMNVPGFGGGFKASLRGSAPVTTLVQGEHLRQTIWLNVLSTESVEALLPWHRQTEDQKPTWIAPIKSETFSSRSIGFLRGLFWQPAHIELLPAESVGDCSCCGQGDTEVYRGFNKAKFNYTVTGIWPHPHGARTSTVKKGEQEEKFVSFTTEAPSWTQLGRFVARRAFVDAKTPGQEPAAVIRQAQKLGVRLTLCIGGYRNNQASILERRHELLPLGEGWNSKPQIVQDVVDTAIGYRDALNKSLYSFFKGGGSKGAGLPIHEFGKAQFYRRTEEAILDSLARLDFSNPRPVLLALQKKLDTEVRGLFEEAVRPYLNDPNLIHTMAVSRRTLYKNLNVLKPQQEGGVDGKRN
- the casB gene encoding type I-E CRISPR-associated protein Cse2/CasB yields the protein MAKETDFMDLYQAWQRLPNGPKAELKRCGDLGDLLETSAFYRLLAGRGEAEWQKKAYQRMIFCLPCINHTEQKIPLGAALARSRKGSRSAVSESRMIQVVRSEAPNDMVQLRRILKHAEPTVNWPLMAKQLWYWDLNERSKRSLLEDFFLNHTDTSKEG
- the cas7e gene encoding type I-E CRISPR-associated protein Cas7/Cse4/CasC, whose protein sequence is MQNFINYHVLISHSPSCLNRDDMNMQKSAIFGGVRRVRISSQSLKRAMRKSDYYAQHLGEASIRTKHLSGLRDRLHERLAGRFSPEVIDKTIKLLIDKDVSVDGIVEGDAVAPWAVEEFAWFCERVMNAQAEGLEDKALTKQLKESIAAMRQTLVGGLDIALSGRMATSGLLSELGKVDGALAVAHALTTHTVDADIDWFTAVDDLQELGSGHLDTQEFSSGVFYRYASLNIGQLQENLGGAPREQALEIATHVLQMLATVVPSAKQQSFAAHNLADLALVSFADIPVSLANAFEKPVQQKNGSGFREPSIAALHDYWQKVHIGYGLEERCGQFVLNKVETPAGIAAKESLEDLKSWVRNNGEG